From Klebsiella electrica, the proteins below share one genomic window:
- a CDS encoding GNAT family N-acetyltransferase, which translates to MNITKANLKDLPTLLDIQKEAYLAEADIYSDYAIPPLTETLIDFTQALSSSVVLKAELEGVAVASVRARLKGEICEIGRLSVSPHYQKRGIGRSLLLACEALFPSSRYCELFTGSRSEANIRLYESLGYRRIRTDVLSRKVTLIYLRKVLPGTY; encoded by the coding sequence ATGAATATAACAAAAGCAAATCTGAAAGATCTCCCCACCCTCCTCGACATTCAGAAAGAGGCCTACCTGGCTGAAGCGGATATCTATTCTGACTACGCGATCCCACCGTTAACTGAAACCCTTATTGATTTTACCCAAGCGCTGTCCAGTAGCGTGGTGCTCAAGGCAGAGCTGGAGGGGGTTGCGGTGGCCTCGGTGCGCGCCAGGCTGAAAGGTGAAATCTGCGAAATCGGGCGTCTCAGCGTCAGTCCACACTATCAAAAAAGAGGCATCGGTCGTTCACTGCTGCTGGCTTGTGAAGCCCTTTTCCCCTCATCACGTTATTGTGAGCTGTTTACCGGCTCGCGAAGTGAGGCCAATATACGGTTGTATGAAAGTTTAGGTTACCGTCGTATCAGAACCGACGTACTGTCCCGCAAAGTCACATTGATTTATTTGAGAAAAGTTTTACCGGGAACATATTAA